Proteins from one Escherichia coli genomic window:
- the prmC gene encoding peptide chain release factor N(5)-glutamine methyltransferase, translated as MEYQHWLREAISQLQASESPRRDAEILLEHVTGKGRTFILAFGETQLTDEQCQQLDALLTRRRDGEPIAHLTGVREFWSLPLFVSPATLIPRPDTECLVEQALARLPEQPCRILDLGTGTGAIALALASERPDCEITAVDRMPDAVSLAQRNAQHLAIKNIHILQSDWFSALAGQQFAMIVSNPPYIDEQDPHLQQGDVRFEPLTALVAADSGMADIVHIIEQSRNALVSGGFLLLEHGWQQGEAVRQAFIHAGYHDVETCRDYGDNERVTLGRYYQ; from the coding sequence ATGGAATATCAACACTGGTTACGTGAAGCAATAAGCCAACTTCAGGCGAGCGAAAGCCCGCGGCGTGATGCTGAAATCCTGCTGGAGCATGTTACCGGCAAAGGGCGTACTTTTATTCTCGCCTTTGGTGAAACGCAGCTGACTGACGAACAATGTCAGCAACTTGATGCGCTACTGACGCGTCGTCGCGATGGTGAACCTATTGCTCATTTAACCGGGGTGCGAGAATTCTGGTCGCTGCCGTTATTTGTTTCGCCAGCGACCTTAATTCCGCGCCCGGATACGGAGTGTCTGGTGGAGCAGGCACTGGCGCGGTTGCCTGAACAGCCTTGCCGTATTCTCGATCTCGGGACGGGTACCGGGGCGATTGCGCTGGCGCTGGCTAGCGAGCGCCCGGACTGTGAAATTACCGCTGTAGATCGTATGCCAGATGCTGTCTCTCTGGCACAACGTAATGCCCAGCATCTGGCGATCAAAAATATCCATATTTTGCAAAGCGACTGGTTTAGCGCGCTAGCCGGGCAGCAGTTTGCGATGATTGTCAGTAATCCGCCGTATATTGACGAGCAGGACCCACATCTTCAACAAGGCGATGTCCGCTTTGAGCCGCTCACTGCGCTGGTTGCGGCAGACAGTGGAATGGCAGACATCGTGCATATCATCGAACAGTCGCGTAACGCGCTGGTATCCGGCGGCTTTCTGCTTCTGGAACATGGCTGGCAGCAGGGCGAAGCGGTGCGACAGGCATTTATCCACGCGGGATATCATGACGTCGAAACCTGTCGGGACTATGGTGATAACGAGCGCGTAACGCTCGGCCGCTATTATCAATGA
- the prfA gene encoding peptide chain release factor 1, with protein MKPSIVAKLEALHERHEEVQALLGDAQTIADQERFRALSREYAQLSDVSRCFTDWQQVQEDIETAQMMLDDPEMREMAQDELREAKEKSEQLEQQLQVLLLPKDPDDERNAFLEVRAGTGGDEAALFAGDLFRMYSRYAEARRWRVEIMSASEGEHGGYKEIIAKISGDGVYGRLKFESGGHRVQRVPATESQGRIHTSACTVAVMPELPDAELPDINPADLRIDTFRSSGAGGQHVNTTDSAIRITHLPTGIVVECQDERSQHKNKAKALSVLGARIHAAEMAKRQQAEASTRRNLLGSGDRSDRNRTYNFPQGRVTDHRINLTLYRLDEVMEGKLDMLIEPIIQEHQADQLAALSEQE; from the coding sequence ATGAAGCCTTCTATCGTTGCCAAACTGGAAGCCCTGCATGAACGCCATGAAGAAGTTCAGGCATTGCTGGGTGACGCGCAAACTATCGCCGACCAGGAACGTTTTCGCGCATTATCACGCGAATATGCGCAGTTAAGTGATGTTTCGCGCTGTTTTACCGACTGGCAACAGGTTCAGGAAGATATCGAAACCGCACAGATGATGCTCGACGATCCTGAAATGCGTGAGATGGCGCAGGATGAACTGCGCGAAGCTAAAGAAAAAAGCGAGCAACTGGAACAGCAATTACAGGTTCTGTTACTACCAAAAGATCCTGATGACGAACGTAACGCCTTCCTCGAAGTCCGTGCCGGAACCGGCGGCGACGAAGCGGCGCTCTTCGCTGGCGATCTGTTCCGTATGTACAGCCGTTACGCCGAAGCCCGCCGCTGGCGTGTAGAAATCATGAGCGCCAGCGAGGGTGAACATGGTGGCTATAAAGAGATCATCGCCAAAATTAGCGGTGATGGTGTATATGGTCGTTTGAAATTCGAATCTGGCGGTCATCGCGTGCAGCGTGTGCCTGCTACGGAATCGCAGGGTCGAATTCATACTTCTGCTTGTACCGTTGCGGTAATGCCAGAACTGCCTGACGCAGAACTGCCGGACATCAACCCAGCAGATTTGCGCATTGATACTTTCCGCTCGTCAGGGGCGGGTGGTCAGCACGTTAACACCACCGATTCGGCAATTCGTATTACTCACTTGCCGACCGGGATTGTTGTTGAATGTCAGGACGAACGTTCACAACATAAAAACAAAGCTAAAGCACTTTCTGTACTTGGTGCTCGCATCCACGCTGCAGAAATGGCAAAACGGCAACAGGCCGAAGCGTCTACCCGTCGTAACCTGCTGGGGAGTGGCGATCGCAGCGATCGTAACCGTACTTACAATTTCCCGCAGGGGCGCGTTACCGATCACCGCATCAACCTGACGCTCTACCGTCTGGATGAAGTGATGGAAGGTAAGCTGGATATGCTAATTGAACCGATTATCCAGGAACATCAGGCCGACCAACTGGCGGCGTTGTCCGAGCAGGAATAA